The Sediminispirochaeta smaragdinae DSM 11293 genome has a segment encoding these proteins:
- a CDS encoding SPOR domain-containing protein — translation MSSDMLHRFFFSALCLIAVASGYGETGETSDFSQALGKIEEQIPLSTSRAERYRLLKQQGELALLAGDLETAQTAYQNASFVYPQGDATDFASLLKSAELLFELGELRVAKTQAQVVAQQEKETKLGTAAELLLDRIALFDSSASGKVELSSSGGETPVALYWDIICASLSGDGNEAARLKGLLLDTWSASPEAMIISGQARKFESFSDLILASYLSPSSSGDEGENRKQEASVARAPKEGSLFLQAGSFTDRENAEYLVIDLQKAGFSASIVEADVQGTHYYRVVLSSEKDDAEQFLLELKEAGFEASAVY, via the coding sequence ATGAGTTCGGATATGCTGCACCGTTTTTTCTTTTCTGCTTTGTGTTTGATTGCCGTTGCTTCCGGCTACGGTGAAACAGGTGAGACAAGCGATTTCTCTCAAGCCCTCGGCAAGATTGAGGAGCAAATCCCCCTTTCCACAAGCAGGGCTGAACGCTACCGTCTTTTGAAGCAGCAGGGCGAGCTTGCGCTTCTCGCCGGTGATCTGGAAACGGCCCAGACGGCGTATCAGAACGCTTCTTTCGTCTATCCTCAAGGCGATGCTACCGACTTTGCATCGCTTCTAAAAAGTGCGGAGCTCCTCTTTGAACTTGGGGAACTTCGCGTTGCCAAAACCCAGGCACAGGTTGTTGCTCAACAGGAAAAAGAGACGAAGCTGGGAACGGCTGCGGAGCTGCTTCTTGACAGGATAGCGTTGTTTGACTCTTCTGCTTCCGGGAAGGTCGAATTATCCTCTTCGGGAGGAGAAACACCAGTCGCTCTTTATTGGGATATCATCTGCGCCTCCTTAAGCGGCGACGGGAATGAGGCGGCTCGCCTGAAGGGCCTTTTGCTTGATACCTGGTCGGCTTCCCCCGAAGCCATGATCATCTCGGGACAGGCACGCAAATTTGAAAGTTTTTCAGATCTTATTCTGGCAAGCTATCTTTCTCCAAGCAGTAGTGGTGATGAAGGAGAAAACCGAAAACAAGAGGCCTCCGTTGCCCGTGCTCCGAAGGAAGGTTCACTCTTCCTCCAGGCCGGTTCCTTCACCGACAGAGAAAATGCCGAGTATCTGGTGATCGATCTTCAGAAAGCAGGATTTTCCGCTTCTATTGTTGAGGCTGATGTACAGGGAACTCACTACTATCGTGTGGTGCTTTCAA
- a CDS encoding LapA family protein: MPWKMIFFLLIVFVIVLFIFFNIDTSSDISFGFVTYHDVPIFISLFLAFTAGVVITIPMILLGKGRKKREAKKFFSKKTRKEIPEEILSDIGEGDEPRK; the protein is encoded by the coding sequence ATGCCCTGGAAAATGATTTTCTTTCTTTTGATTGTCTTTGTGATCGTTCTGTTTATCTTTTTCAACATCGATACCAGTTCCGACATCAGCTTCGGTTTCGTGACTTATCATGATGTTCCGATCTTCATCTCGCTTTTCCTTGCCTTTACCGCTGGGGTGGTCATAACGATTCCCATGATCTTGCTCGGCAAGGGAAGAAAAAAGAGGGAAGCGAAAAAGTTTTTTTCGAAAAAAACAAGGAAAGAAATTCCTGAAGAGATCTTATCCGATATCGGGGAAGGAGATGAACCTCGAAAATGA
- the miaB gene encoding tRNA (N6-isopentenyl adenosine(37)-C2)-methylthiotransferase MiaB, with translation MTGRFFLETYGCQMNIAESNAMTLQLEALGWSAAERPEEADIVLLNTCAVRQTAEDRIWGRIGYYKFLKESRDFTLIVTGCMAERLGEEIIKESKAVDYVLGTFQKRKLSEIACGHGETHAPVKADDLSVSPHFQFEPYHLAKGAFKAFLPIMHGCNNFCSYCIVPYVRGREISRSPEDIFREIERLEEKGVREITLLGQNVNSYNWNDTLRFPDLLAKIASMTDSIRWIRFMSSHPKDIPQELIRVIAEHETVCNHIHLPVQHGSNSVLRRMNRKYTREHYFDLVEMMRSVIPGLSLSTDLMIGFPGESEEDFELTLDLVRQVGFDDAFTYYYNPREGTAAYDMAEQVPHEVKLDRLKTLIELQREISFARRKARIGDSERVLVEQRAKKREGELLARTNRNEMVAFPGGEGLIGSFVPVVLKTLHGNTFRGEVVCPGK, from the coding sequence ATGACAGGCCGTTTTTTTCTTGAAACCTACGGATGTCAGATGAATATAGCCGAGTCAAATGCTATGACGCTTCAGCTGGAGGCTCTCGGCTGGAGCGCTGCAGAGCGGCCGGAAGAGGCCGATATTGTTCTTTTGAATACCTGTGCGGTGCGTCAGACCGCCGAGGATCGGATTTGGGGACGCATCGGCTACTATAAATTCTTAAAAGAGAGCCGTGATTTCACGCTTATCGTGACCGGCTGCATGGCCGAACGCCTTGGCGAAGAGATCATCAAAGAATCAAAGGCTGTCGATTATGTGCTTGGAACCTTTCAGAAGCGAAAACTATCCGAAATTGCCTGTGGACACGGCGAAACGCATGCTCCCGTTAAGGCGGATGATCTCTCCGTCTCTCCCCACTTTCAATTCGAGCCCTATCACCTTGCAAAGGGAGCCTTCAAGGCCTTTCTCCCCATCATGCACGGCTGCAACAATTTCTGCTCCTATTGCATTGTTCCCTATGTCCGTGGGCGGGAGATTTCGCGTTCACCAGAAGATATTTTTCGTGAGATCGAGAGGCTCGAGGAAAAAGGGGTCCGCGAGATAACGCTTTTAGGGCAAAACGTCAATTCATACAACTGGAACGATACGCTTCGTTTCCCTGACTTGCTCGCGAAGATCGCTTCCATGACCGATTCCATACGCTGGATACGCTTTATGAGTAGTCATCCGAAGGATATACCACAAGAGCTGATTCGGGTGATAGCAGAACATGAGACTGTGTGTAATCATATTCATCTGCCGGTACAGCACGGATCTAATTCAGTTCTTCGACGAATGAACCGAAAATATACACGGGAGCACTATTTTGATCTTGTCGAAATGATGCGCTCGGTAATCCCCGGTCTTTCCCTTTCCACCGACCTCATGATCGGTTTCCCTGGGGAGAGTGAAGAGGATTTTGAGCTTACCCTCGATTTGGTACGGCAGGTAGGATTCGACGACGCCTTTACCTATTACTATAATCCGAGGGAGGGGACCGCCGCATATGATATGGCGGAACAGGTTCCTCATGAGGTGAAGCTCGATCGGCTCAAAACGCTTATCGAACTTCAGCGGGAAATTTCCTTTGCACGCCGCAAGGCACGGATCGGCGATAGCGAGAGGGTCCTTGTCGAGCAGAGGGCCAAAAAGCGGGAAGGGGAGCTTCTTGCCCGAACCAACCGAAACGAGATGGTTGCGTTTCCGGGGGGTGAAGGCTTGATAGGCTCTTTTGTGCCGGTTGTATTGAAGACCTTGCACGGAAATACCTTTCGAGGGGAGGTAGTATGCCCTGGAAAATGA
- a CDS encoding LCP family protein — protein MRRTHLLLILVCIVFVAVFLTLFFQVASLRREQQASGEKLFAEIESQNDSLGTLKRAILSLGQENNTLRQALNLPEKRYDFFGAEDASVAEGEPAEGIEKQEDQTPFYRAVDALLAHDAEMERAAFLSVMLENSSDKAFLSAAGISMQRKGRESLLFSYASIPLATFHLLDTGYRLNQAETDERLLAGNDEELGKDAPSLPKKVLTLLASKAKEVETKRQSFAAAQSDLRRLYGDGRATALRRERALRFSPITQDSQQASFDVTTWDGILLFSLKVRYGSDGILVGETQFQEFDGASDHFLGLLTEADNRRQTERATDAGKQQVLRLVRDEAFRAYLDIYGLHLNDEPRDENDYFYFDFIDEKGSRAGSLAVQKMAGEIYLMDRDDVVVGSVRRFGIQEPTLGTASTMELPDDAVLSQMGKISPEGKTILLCGTHENNADTIIIAHISPEKATLIAIPRDIWWKKRKINSYFRIYGPKRFAQIVGEMTGLTIDDYIVVDMYAFIDVINILGGIEVTLEQPLIDPTYRIRENGEWTTLHYPAGTHLLDGVAALRVARSRHTSDDFDRAQRQQLVIEGIKKRFDQLGAGEVKTVYELLQSLASYIDTSFSPFELARLYLENRHIMIENGGGISTDNVLLATYSNLLATGKREDEVDEHFDKGAWILIPRENNWKLIPWYVNKLIEGDKS, from the coding sequence ATGCGTAGGACCCATCTCCTTCTCATCCTCGTGTGTATTGTTTTTGTCGCTGTCTTTCTCACGCTCTTTTTTCAGGTGGCATCGCTACGCCGCGAACAGCAGGCCTCCGGAGAAAAGCTTTTTGCTGAGATTGAGTCGCAAAACGATTCTCTCGGCACGCTGAAGCGTGCCATTCTTTCCCTTGGACAAGAGAACAATACCCTGCGTCAAGCCTTGAACCTACCTGAGAAGCGCTATGACTTTTTTGGTGCCGAAGATGCATCCGTTGCGGAAGGGGAGCCAGCCGAGGGCATAGAGAAGCAGGAGGATCAGACTCCTTTTTACCGTGCCGTGGATGCGCTTCTTGCTCACGATGCTGAAATGGAGCGGGCGGCATTTCTTTCGGTGATGCTGGAAAATTCATCCGATAAGGCCTTTCTCTCCGCTGCAGGAATTTCCATGCAGCGTAAGGGAAGAGAAAGCCTGCTTTTTTCTTACGCTTCCATCCCTCTTGCAACCTTTCATCTTCTTGATACGGGATATCGCCTCAATCAAGCGGAAACCGATGAACGGCTTCTGGCTGGAAATGACGAAGAGCTGGGCAAAGATGCTCCCTCCCTTCCAAAGAAGGTCCTTACTCTGCTTGCATCGAAAGCAAAAGAGGTTGAGACGAAGCGACAAAGCTTTGCGGCGGCACAGAGCGATCTCCGCCGTCTTTACGGAGACGGACGGGCCACGGCCCTTCGAAGGGAGCGGGCCCTTCGTTTTAGCCCCATTACTCAAGATTCACAGCAAGCGAGCTTCGATGTAACGACATGGGACGGGATCCTCCTTTTTTCTCTGAAGGTTCGTTACGGCAGCGACGGTATTCTTGTCGGCGAAACGCAATTTCAGGAGTTTGATGGAGCCTCCGATCATTTCCTCGGTCTTCTCACCGAGGCCGATAACAGGCGACAAACAGAGCGGGCTACCGATGCTGGGAAACAGCAGGTTCTAAGGCTTGTCCGTGATGAAGCGTTTCGCGCCTACCTCGATATCTATGGTCTACACCTTAATGATGAGCCGCGGGACGAGAACGACTATTTTTACTTCGATTTTATAGATGAAAAGGGCAGTCGCGCCGGATCCCTCGCGGTCCAGAAAATGGCCGGAGAAATCTACCTCATGGATCGTGATGATGTCGTCGTCGGTTCCGTAAGGCGCTTCGGGATACAGGAGCCGACGCTTGGGACAGCTTCCACAATGGAGCTTCCGGATGATGCCGTCTTATCCCAAATGGGGAAAATTTCTCCGGAGGGAAAGACCATTTTGCTTTGCGGTACCCATGAGAATAATGCCGACACCATTATCATCGCTCATATATCCCCTGAAAAGGCGACCTTGATCGCCATTCCCCGAGATATATGGTGGAAAAAGCGCAAAATCAACTCCTATTTCAGGATCTATGGACCGAAACGCTTTGCCCAGATTGTAGGCGAAATGACGGGGCTCACCATCGACGATTACATTGTTGTCGACATGTATGCCTTTATAGACGTTATCAACATTCTCGGGGGTATCGAGGTTACACTGGAACAACCCTTGATAGATCCGACATACCGTATTAGAGAAAACGGTGAGTGGACGACACTCCACTATCCTGCCGGAACCCATTTGCTCGACGGGGTCGCCGCACTTCGAGTCGCTCGTTCACGGCATACCAGTGATGATTTCGACAGGGCCCAGCGGCAGCAATTGGTCATCGAGGGCATAAAGAAGCGTTTCGATCAGCTTGGAGCCGGAGAGGTAAAAACGGTGTATGAGCTGCTCCAGTCCCTTGCCTCATATATTGATACCAGTTTTTCCCCCTTTGAACTTGCCAGACTTTATCTTGAAAACAGACACATCATGATTGAAAACGGGGGAGGGATCTCCACCGATAATGTTCTCCTTGCAACCTACAGCAATCTGCTTGCCACGGGAAAGCGTGAGGACGAGGTCGATGAACATTTCGACAAGGGCGCATGGATTCTTATTCCCCGGGAAAACAACTGGAAGCTCATCCCCTGGTATGTAAATAAACTGATCGAAGGAGATAAATCATGA
- a CDS encoding phosphoribosylaminoimidazolecarboxamide formyltransferase, translated as MDKRLTAIYREKQEERFPNRFDITFHYDDGDRQLSYEKVVWDVDGHSAGLRYGENPHQKAALYKRVGGPVEIADMIKLLPVSGLSSELELVKSGKHPGKINVVDVDRALQILQYMGDRPTAAIMKHNNPSGVARADGVKDAVAKALGGDPIAAFGGAVIVNRRIPIDAAKLIADNYFEIVAAPDFEPGVVEILSGRKNLRIFRIAGMDRLEECAAGQYVEFTSLVDGGLILQNSYTTSIRKKEDFILAESERKGEHFRCRRDASEQERKDLLFGWLVESAVTSNSVIYVKDEATVAIGTGEQDRVGVATIARDKAYRNMAERIARSEYSGSFDSLDDTTKASVMARVEEAKGGLSGAVMISDGFFPFRDGVDVALREGVTAIAEPGGSLRDGEVIEACNEYGAALLFTGERSFRH; from the coding sequence TTGGATAAGCGCCTTACTGCAATCTATAGAGAAAAACAAGAGGAGCGGTTTCCCAACCGTTTCGATATTACCTTTCATTACGACGATGGTGATCGGCAGTTGAGCTACGAAAAGGTGGTATGGGATGTCGACGGCCATTCTGCAGGTCTCCGTTACGGGGAAAATCCCCATCAGAAGGCAGCCTTGTATAAAAGGGTCGGCGGTCCTGTGGAGATCGCCGATATGATCAAATTGCTGCCTGTTTCGGGGCTCAGTTCCGAGCTCGAGCTGGTAAAAAGCGGGAAACATCCCGGTAAGATCAATGTTGTCGATGTCGACAGGGCCCTGCAGATATTGCAATACATGGGAGATCGTCCTACGGCTGCCATCATGAAACACAACAATCCCTCAGGTGTCGCCAGGGCGGATGGTGTGAAAGATGCCGTTGCCAAGGCTCTCGGCGGTGATCCCATAGCCGCCTTCGGCGGGGCTGTCATTGTGAACCGGCGAATACCCATCGATGCCGCAAAGCTGATTGCCGATAACTATTTTGAGATTGTGGCTGCCCCGGATTTTGAACCGGGAGTGGTTGAGATCCTTTCGGGCCGTAAAAATCTCCGTATTTTTCGTATAGCCGGGATGGATCGTCTTGAGGAGTGCGCAGCCGGACAATATGTGGAATTTACCTCTCTGGTAGATGGAGGATTGATCCTTCAGAACTCCTATACCACTTCCATACGAAAGAAAGAGGACTTCATCCTCGCAGAGAGCGAGCGGAAGGGCGAGCATTTTCGCTGCAGGCGCGATGCAAGCGAACAGGAGCGCAAGGATCTGCTTTTTGGATGGCTTGTGGAAAGCGCCGTTACCAGCAATTCGGTGATCTATGTCAAGGATGAGGCGACGGTGGCCATCGGTACGGGAGAACAGGATCGTGTCGGCGTTGCCACCATAGCCAGAGATAAGGCCTATCGAAACATGGCCGAACGAATTGCACGCAGTGAGTATTCCGGTAGCTTCGATAGCCTTGATGATACGACGAAAGCCTCTGTCATGGCGCGTGTGGAAGAGGCTAAGGGGGGGCTTTCTGGTGCGGTGATGATTTCCGACGGCTTTTTCCCCTTTCGTGATGGTGTTGATGTCGCACTCAGGGAGGGGGTTACCGCCATTGCCGAACCGGGCGGCAGCCTTCGGGACGGTGAGGTTATCGAAGCGTGTAATGAATATGGGGCGGCACTGCTCTTTACCGGTGAGCGCTCCTTTAGACATTAG